From Sphingomonas sp. PAMC26645:
GTATCGAACCGCCACTTCGTCTGGTCGATCGTTTTCCCCGCGAACTCGTCCGTCCAGCTCGGCCGGGTCGACGGCACAGGCATGGGAGCGGCGACCTGATAATTGGTCGCCGCCAAAGTCTGCATCGGCAGGAGGAAAAGGATCGCTGCGATCGTCACCTCAGCGGCTCGGGCACGCCGCGACCGGTCCGTCGGCATGCGCCAGACGAACGTCGGAGATCGAGAGCATCAGTTTCCCCGCAGTCGAGATGACGAGCGGCTCGGTGACCTTGTGGGGATCGACTCCGGCGGTGACGAAGCATTTGAGCGGAATCGCCAGGGACTTCCACTCGCCGATCGGTGCCGCCTGTAAAATGCCGGTGATCGGGACCGCGGCAGTTTTGCCGGGGCTGGCCATCGAGAGAGCGACGGCGGACACGGGCTTCGCGTCCATCCGGAACTGGACGATCATGCTCAGCTCGCCATTGGCCTCACGGGCGATGTCGAGCGGTGCGTTGGCCTCGATCCTGACGTCCGCCTCGCGCGTACCGGTCCAGGTAAAGCGTCGAGCGTCCTCCTGTGCATTGCGATCGATACCGGCGATCGTCAGTGCGCCAGCCGGGCTTCGACCACTGTTGCCGACGATGCGGGTCGATCCCCGGTCGCCTTCGCCCAGCGACAGGCTCCACGCTTCGGGTACGCGCCCCTTCGTGAAGAAGACGCCGCCTGCGTCTACCGCCATGCCCACGGGACGGGTCTCGTCCAGTGTGCCGACCACGGCGCGATCCGCATAGCTGAGGCCGTAACCAAACTTGAACAGCGGGTCGTAATTCGGATCGCGGGCATTCAGGACATACTGGTCGGGACGCTTAGGCCACGAGAAGGACAGCTTGCCCCGGAAGTCATGAACGGGTTTGCCGTCCTTGCCCGCGAACAGCACGTCGGCGACGCCTGCGCCTTCGCTTCCCGGCAGAAACGCCGCGACGAAAGCGTCCGAAGCGTTGAGTTCGGCATTCACCCACATCGGGCGGCCCGACAGGAAAACGGCGACGACGGGGATTCCCGCCGCTTTCAGTTTGCGGAGCAGCGCGACATCGTTCTTGTCGCCCGGCGAGTATTCCAGGGTCGGTCGGTCGCCCATGAATTCGGCATAGGGGGTCTCGCCGAACACGACGATCGCGGCGTCGGGTTTCGCGGAATACGCGCCCGTCGGCGAGTAGGTGGCGGTCCCGCCGCCGGCGCGAACGGCCTGGTCGATGCCGCTCCAGATCGACGTCGCATTGGGAAAGCCGCGCTTCGGCACGTCCGTCCCCTGCCAGGTAATCGACCAGCCGCCGGCCTGCTGCGCGACATCGTCGGCCGCGATACCCGCGACGAGGATATTCGCCTCGGGCTTGAGCGGCAGAACACCCCCGTTATTCTTGAGCAACACGAGCGATTCTTGAACCGCCTGCCGGCCGATGGCATGGCCTTCCGGCGATCCGATCAGGCCGAACTGCCCGGCATAGCGTCGCGTCGAGGGCTTGCCCGCGGTGAAGGTGCCGGCCAGCATCTTCACGCGCAGGATACGACGAACCGCGTCGTCGAGACGCGCAGGCACGATTTCGCCCGACTTGGCCTGCGCCAGCGTGTTGCGGTACAGCGCCTTCCAATCGCCCGACATCATGAACATGTCGAGGCCGGTATTGATCGCCGCAGCGCAGCTTTCGTTGGTGCATCCGGCGATCTGGCCGTGTGCGTTCCAATCGCCGACCACGAAGCCGTTGAAGCCCATCCGGCCCTTCAGCACGTCCGTGAGCAATGTCTTGTTGCCGTGCATCTTCTCGCCGTTCCAGCTCGAAAAGCTGGCCATCACTGTCAGCGTGCCGGCTTCGATCGCGGGTGGGTATCCGGCCGCATGAACGTCGCGCAGCACGACCTCCGACACCTTGGTATCGCCCTGATCCCGTCCACCCGTGCCGCCGTCCCCGACGAAGTGCTTGGTGGTGGCGATGACGTGGCCGGGCGTCATGAAATCCGGCGAACCCACCTTGCCCTGGATGCCGGTAACGACCGGGCCCGCATAGCTGGCCACCACGGAAGGCTCTTCCGAATAGCTCTCGTACGTGCGCCCCCAACGATCGTCCTGCACGACCGCCAGCGTCGGTGCGAAGCTCCAGTCGAGACCGGCGGCGGCCGTCTCGCGTGCCGTAATACGGCCGATCTTCTCCATCAGCGCGGGGTCTCGTGCCGCACCCAGCCCGATATTGTGCGGAAACAGGGTGGCCCCGACGATGTTGTTGTTGCCGTGAACCGCGTCGGTGCCCCAGATCGTCGGGATCTTCGGGCGACCGTCATTGCGCTGCATCGAGGCGTCGTAGAACGCATCGGCCAGTTTCAGCCATTCCGCCGGCGGCGCCAGTTCATCGCTGTTGGGCGCCGAATTCCCGCCGTTCAGCACCGAGCCAAGCTTGTATGTCTTGAGGTCCTCGGGCTTCACGGTCGCGATATCGGCCTGGATGATTTGCCCGACCTTGTCCTCGACCGACATAGCGGCAAGGATCTTGCCGATCCTAGCTTCGAGCGTTGGATCCAGCGCGGGCTTCGCAGCCACCTTTGGCCATGTCTCGGGATGCGCGACGGGGGAGAGCGAGGCCGGCGCGGTCTGCGCCATCGCCGTGGCGCCACCCAGCAACGCCAGGACGCTGGCAACCGAAAGCTTCGTCTTCATCATTCTCTCCCCGGTTCCCGCCTTTGCGGGATTGGCAGCGTTTCAAACCACTCGGGAGGCGTCGTCAATCAATATTGATTTTGATTTTCAAAAATACGCTCAGTCCCGTCCGACGTTCATCAGGATAGCGTCCGAAGGCAGCATGAGATCGCTGAACGGCAACAGCGCTGCACCAACCGCCGGTGCGTCGGCGGCCATGGCCGCACGCCTGATCGGCGCAATCGACGGCATGTCGGCGGCGTGCTCGGCGAGCGCATGCGTCAAGGCCGCGACCAAGGCATCGATCAGCGGCTCGGGCAACCGGCCGCCCACCAGCACAGCCTGCGGATTGATAAGGCAATTGATCGCGATCATCGGATCGACCAGCATCTCGGAAGCTTCGGCAATCCAGGCGTCGATGACGCTCTTGGTACTAGCATCGTCCAGGCCGAGCGCGGCAAGTGTCCCGCTAACGCATCCAGCGTCCGACAGGCGATCGTACAGAGCGGAAAGCGAAACGCGGCTTTCGATGGACTTTCCGCTCGAAGCAGGAACCCGGCTCAGGATATAGCCAACTTCTCCGCTTCTTGCGGACGCGCCCCTGTAATAGCTTCCATCGATCACCAGGCCGCCGCCAAGACCCGCACCGATCAGCAGGTAAAAGAAATTGTGGCAGTTGCGGCCCGAGCCGAACTCCAGCTCACCCAAAGCTGCCGTTGCGGCATCGTTGTCGACGTGCAGCGGCCACGGCATCAGGTCCGCCAGCAAGCCCGCGATGTCGAGATCGTTCCACACCGAGTAGCCGGTCGGTTGATCGTGAAAGCCGGCTTTGCTGAACGGTTCGGGAACCGCGATGCCTGCGCCGACGATCCGATCAACTATCACGCTAGGGTTGTCGCAGCAGGTCGTTACCGCCCCGGCGACGAATGCCCGTACCTGTTCGGGAAGGGCATAGGCTATGTCCTGGGACACGCGCGCCCGGACATTTCCAGCCAGATCGAGAATGACAAAGGTCAAATGGTCGCGGTCGATGTTGACCCCGATGCCGAACGCACCATCGGGATCGATGCCCAATTGCACGGCGGGCTGACCGCGCCCCTGTTGCAAGCGTCCGACGATCTGGACCAGGCCGGCCGCAATCAGGCGGCGGGTGATCGTTGCGATGGTCGGCGGCGTCAGACCCGTCACCGCGACCAACTCCTGCCGCGTCGTCACCGCCCGCAAGCGGATCGCCTGCAATACCACGCGCTGGTTATACTCCGCTGCCCGTTCGAGGTTCGTACCCGACAAGCTGACCGTCAGCCTGGCGTGGCGCCGGTCGTTCAAGGCCTTCGTCCCAGTCCACGCAGGAGGAACTCCCGCATGAGCGCCGTTCTCTCGGGACTACTGGGTCCCAGGATACCGCGTGCGTGTTCCGGCAGATGCTCCGCGTCGGCCGCGTCCGCATCGAAAACATAGTGATCGAAAAACGCGCGCCAGTTCTGGCGCTCCGCTGCCGGCCGGTTGCGAACGGCCAGCATC
This genomic window contains:
- a CDS encoding exo 1,3/1,4-beta-D-glucan glucohydrolase codes for the protein MKTKLSVASVLALLGGATAMAQTAPASLSPVAHPETWPKVAAKPALDPTLEARIGKILAAMSVEDKVGQIIQADIATVKPEDLKTYKLGSVLNGGNSAPNSDELAPPAEWLKLADAFYDASMQRNDGRPKIPTIWGTDAVHGNNNIVGATLFPHNIGLGAARDPALMEKIGRITARETAAAGLDWSFAPTLAVVQDDRWGRTYESYSEEPSVVASYAGPVVTGIQGKVGSPDFMTPGHVIATTKHFVGDGGTGGRDQGDTKVSEVVLRDVHAAGYPPAIEAGTLTVMASFSSWNGEKMHGNKTLLTDVLKGRMGFNGFVVGDWNAHGQIAGCTNESCAAAINTGLDMFMMSGDWKALYRNTLAQAKSGEIVPARLDDAVRRILRVKMLAGTFTAGKPSTRRYAGQFGLIGSPEGHAIGRQAVQESLVLLKNNGGVLPLKPEANILVAGIAADDVAQQAGGWSITWQGTDVPKRGFPNATSIWSGIDQAVRAGGGTATYSPTGAYSAKPDAAIVVFGETPYAEFMGDRPTLEYSPGDKNDVALLRKLKAAGIPVVAVFLSGRPMWVNAELNASDAFVAAFLPGSEGAGVADVLFAGKDGKPVHDFRGKLSFSWPKRPDQYVLNARDPNYDPLFKFGYGLSYADRAVVGTLDETRPVGMAVDAGGVFFTKGRVPEAWSLSLGEGDRGSTRIVGNSGRSPAGALTIAGIDRNAQEDARRFTWTGTREADVRIEANAPLDIAREANGELSMIVQFRMDAKPVSAVALSMASPGKTAAVPITGILQAAPIGEWKSLAIPLKCFVTAGVDPHKVTEPLVISTAGKLMLSISDVRLAHADGPVAACPSR
- a CDS encoding ROK family transcriptional regulator, with the protein product MNDRRHARLTVSLSGTNLERAAEYNQRVVLQAIRLRAVTTRQELVAVTGLTPPTIATITRRLIAAGLVQIVGRLQQGRGQPAVQLGIDPDGAFGIGVNIDRDHLTFVILDLAGNVRARVSQDIAYALPEQVRAFVAGAVTTCCDNPSVIVDRIVGAGIAVPEPFSKAGFHDQPTGYSVWNDLDIAGLLADLMPWPLHVDNDAATAALGELEFGSGRNCHNFFYLLIGAGLGGGLVIDGSYYRGASARSGEVGYILSRVPASSGKSIESRVSLSALYDRLSDAGCVSGTLAALGLDDASTKSVIDAWIAEASEMLVDPMIAINCLINPQAVLVGGRLPEPLIDALVAALTHALAEHAADMPSIAPIRRAAMAADAPAVGAALLPFSDLMLPSDAILMNVGRD